A section of the Paenibacillus yonginensis genome encodes:
- a CDS encoding ABC transporter permease, with translation MKKNSGLWSRLFSVKREEDTYYAESHIRLMFRKLMRHKLARISLIVLALMYLLALFGNFVAPQGLDNYDSEQLNSRPSKLHFVDADGNFHLRPFVYGLKSERDPVTLRKRFVEDPSERYPLKFFVTGTEYKFLGLIPGNLHLFGVESPGRLFIFGTDDMGRDLFSRIVLGSQISLTIPLVGVAISFVLGLLLGGISGYFGGIVDSIVQRVIEIIRSFPTLPLWMALSAAIPARIPVVQMFFYITIIMAFIEWTGLARVVRSRFISLRNEDYVMAAKISGVSNARIIFVHLVPGFMSYLVVAMTLAVPAMIIGETAISFLGLGIRSPAASWGVLMQEAQKMENVALYPWKLIPLGFVISTVLAFNFLGDGLRDAADPYK, from the coding sequence ATGAAGAAGAATTCTGGTTTATGGTCCAGATTGTTTTCGGTCAAGAGAGAGGAAGACACTTATTACGCGGAATCCCACATCCGTCTTATGTTCCGCAAGCTCATGAGGCACAAGCTGGCACGGATCAGTTTGATTGTGCTGGCCTTGATGTATCTGCTGGCCTTATTCGGGAACTTTGTTGCTCCGCAGGGGCTGGACAACTATGACAGCGAGCAGCTGAACAGCCGTCCATCGAAGCTTCACTTTGTGGATGCAGACGGGAATTTTCACCTCCGGCCGTTCGTCTACGGCCTTAAATCGGAGCGGGATCCGGTTACTCTGCGCAAAAGGTTTGTGGAGGACCCCTCCGAAAGGTATCCTTTGAAATTTTTTGTAACGGGAACGGAATATAAATTTCTGGGCCTAATCCCCGGTAATTTGCATTTGTTTGGTGTAGAAAGTCCGGGACGCCTGTTTATCTTCGGTACGGACGACATGGGACGGGACCTGTTCTCCCGAATTGTGCTCGGCAGCCAGATATCCCTGACGATTCCGCTTGTCGGCGTCGCGATCAGCTTTGTGCTGGGGCTGCTGCTGGGCGGCATCTCCGGCTATTTTGGCGGCATCGTTGACAGTATTGTGCAGCGTGTTATTGAAATCATACGATCTTTCCCGACCCTGCCGCTCTGGATGGCGCTTTCGGCGGCTATACCGGCGCGGATTCCGGTCGTGCAGATGTTTTTCTATATTACGATTATTATGGCCTTTATCGAGTGGACGGGACTTGCCCGGGTAGTACGCAGCCGGTTCATATCCCTTCGGAATGAGGATTATGTAATGGCGGCGAAAATTTCCGGTGTGAGCAATGCGCGGATTATCTTTGTCCACCTGGTGCCGGGCTTTATGAGTTATCTGGTTGTGGCGATGACGCTGGCGGTTCCGGCAATGATTATCGGCGAAACGGCGATCAGCTTTCTCGGGCTGGGCATTCGTTCCCCGGCGGCAAGCTGGGGCGTGCTGATGCAGGAAGCGCAGAAGATGGAGAACGTGGCGCTGTATCCTTGGAAACTGATTCCGCTTGGCTTCGTTATATCTACGGTACTCGCTTTTAACTTTCTGGGCGATGGCTTGCGCGATGCTGCCGACCCCTATAAATGA